Proteins from a genomic interval of Neoarius graeffei isolate fNeoGra1 chromosome 24, fNeoGra1.pri, whole genome shotgun sequence:
- the pdlim5a gene encoding PDZ and LIM domain protein 5a, with amino-acid sequence MSDLYTVELTAPGPWGFRLQGGKDFSMPLTISRLTDNSKAAKAGVAVGDAVISIGDLKTEELNHLEAQSKIKECKGNLKLSLQRADSVPKPAAPPKTTTVTTTINATVPKPPLNRVMRKPIIQTDIGFYHEASHADASRKRIMEDTEDWRPRTGTSQSRSFHILAQITGTEALPENMDSNKNTVKVMKKIQVGPRYHKLRDWHHGVSAQTLNVLSLV; translated from the exons ATGAGTGATCTGTACACAGTGGAGTTAACTGCTCCTGGACCGTGGGGCTTTAGACTACAGGGAGGGAAAGACTTCAGCATGCCGCTCACCATCTCAcga ctGACAGACAATAGTAAGGCAGCTAAAGCAGGTGTTGCTGTTGGTGACGCTGTCATCTCCATAGGGGACCTCAAAACAGAGGAACTGAATCATCTGGAGGCTCAGAGCAAGATTAAGGAGTGTAAAGGCAACCTGAAACTCTCACTGCagcg AGCAGACAGTGTTCCTAAACCTGCTGCACCACCGAAG ACAACTACAGTGACAACAAc cattaATGCTACAGTCCCTAAGCCTCCATTGAACAG ggtgATGCGTAAGCCCATCATACAGACAGATATTGGGTTCTATCATGAGGCATCTCATGCTGATGCGAGCAGGAAACGCATCATGGAGGACACAGAGGACTGGAGACCCAGAACAGGGACGTCCCAGTCACGCTCATTCCACATCCTCGCTCAGATCACTGGCACtgagg CTCTGCCTGAAAACATGGACTCGAACAAGAATACAGTGAA AGTGATGAAGAAGATTCAAGTCGGGCCACGGTATCATAAACTGAGAGACTGGCACCATGGAGTTTCTGCACAAACCCTCAATGTACTCAGTCTCGTCTAA